The Camelina sativa cultivar DH55 chromosome 14, Cs, whole genome shotgun sequence genome includes a window with the following:
- the LOC104739110 gene encoding UDP-glycosyltransferase 74E2-like produces the protein MREGSHVIVLPFPGQGHITPMSQFCKRLASKGLQLTLVLVSDKPTPPYKTEDDSITVFPIPNGFQEGEEPLEDLDDYMERVETSIKNSLPKLIEDMKLSGNHPRALVYDSTMPWLLDVAHSYGLRGAVFFTQPWLVTAIYYHVFKGSFSVPPTKYDHSTLASFPSFPMLSANDLPSFLCESSSYPNILRIVVDQLSNIDQVDILLCNTFDKLEEKVLKWVQSLWPVLNIGPMVPSMYLDKRLSEDKSYGFSLFNAKVTECIEWLNSKQPNSVVYVSFGSLVILKEDQMMELAEGLKQTGRFFLWVVRETETDKIPRNFVDEIGEKGLIVSWSPQLEVLAHESIGCFLTHCGWNSMSEGLSLGVPMIGMPHWTDQPTNAKFMEDVWKVGVRVKAEGDGLVRREEIVRRVGEVMEGEKGKEIRKNAEKWKVLAQDAVSEGGSSDKSIDKFVSMF, from the exons atgagagaggGATCTCATGTTATCGTTCTGCCTTTCCCAGGACAAGGACACATAACTCCAATGTCCCAGTTCTGCAAACGATTAGCCTCAAAAGGTCTTCAGCTCACTCTTGTCCTCGTCTCCGACAAGCCCACGCCTCCATACAAAACAGAGGACGACTCAATCACTGTCTTCCCTATCCCCAATGGCTTCCAAGAGGGCGAAGAGCCTTTAGAAGACCTCGATGATTACATGGAAAGAGTAGAAACCAGCATCAAAAACAGCTTACCGAAGTTGATTGAAGACATGAAACTGTCTGGAAATCACCCCAGAGCCCTCGTGTACGACTCCACCATGCCATGGCTTCTTGATGTAGCTCATAGTTATGGTTTGAGGGGTGCCGTGTTTTTCACTCAACCTTGGCTTGTAACAGCTATTTACTACCATGTTTTCAAGGGTTCGTTCTCTGTACCGCCAACAAAGTACGATCACTCTACGTTAGCATCTTTCCCGTCGTTCCCGATGCTGAGTGCGAATGATTTGCCGTCTTTCCTCTGCGAATCGTCCTCTTACCCTAATATACTAAGGATTGTGGTCGATCAGCTCTCCAACATTGATCAAGTCGACATTTTGTTGTGCAACACTTTCGATAAGTTGGAGGAAAAG GTATTGAAATGGGTCCAAAGCTTGTGGCCAGTCTTGAATATTGGACCAATGGTTCCATCGATGTATTTAGACAAACGACTGTCTGAAGACAAAAGTTACGGATTTAGCCTCTTCAATGCAAAAGTCACTGAATGCATCGAGTGGCTGAACTCAAAGCAGCCTAATTCTGTTGTCTACGTATCATTCGGAAGCTTGGTGATTCTAAAAGAAGATCAAATGATGGAACTCGCGGAGGGTCTAAAACAGACCGGTCGTTTCTTCTTGTGGGTTGTGAGAGAGACAGAAACGGACAAAATCCCAAGAAACTTTGTAGATGAAATAGGTGAGAAGGGACTAATCGTGAGCTGGAGCCCTCAGCTTGAAGTACTTGCACATGAATCGATCGGTTGTTTCTTGACAcactgtggatggaactcgaTGTCAGAGGGGTTGAGTTTGGGAGTTCCGATGATTGGTATGCCACATTGGACAGATCAGCCCACGAACGCAAagttcatggaggatgtgtggAAGGTTGGGGTTAGGGTTAAAGCAGAAGGTGATGGGCtagtgagaagagaagagattgtGAGACGTGTGGGTGAAGTAATGGAAGGGGAGAAAGGGAAAGAGATTAGAAAGAATGCTGAGAAATGGAAAGTGTTAGCTCAAGATGCTGTTTCCGAAGGAGGTAGCTCTGATAAGAGCATCGATAagtttgtttcaatgttttga
- the LOC104739114 gene encoding transcription factor bHLH113-like — translation MEFSRDAGMMMENKRNVCSLGESSIKRHKSDLSFNSKERKDKIGERISALQQIVSPHGKTDTASVLLDAMHYIEFLHEQVKVLSAPYLQTIPDVTQEELVQYSLRNRGLCLVPMENTVGVAQSNGADIWAPVNTPVSPAFSVTSQSPFR, via the exons ATGGAATTCTCTAGAGACGCCGGAATGATGATGGAGAATAAGCGGAATGTCTGCTCTCTCGGAGAAAGCAGCATCAAACGTCACAAGTCTGATCTCTCTTTCAATTCCAAG GAGAGGAAGGACAAAATTGGAGAACGTATTTCAGCTCTTCAACAGATTGTTTCTCCTCATGGAAAG ACCGACACTGCATCAGTTCTTCTAGACGCGATGCATTACATAGAGTTTCTTCATGAACAAGTGAAG GTGCTAAGTGCTCCGTATCTGCAAACGATACCTGATGTTACGCAG GAGGAGCTGGTGCAGTACAGTctgagaaacagaggattatGTCTTGTTCCAATGGAGAACACAGTAGGAGTTGCTCAAAGCAACGGAGCTGATATCTGGGCGCCCGTGAATACTCCTGTATCTCCAGCTTTCAGCGTTACATCTCAGTCACCCTTTAGATGA
- the LOC104743158 gene encoding transcription factor bHLH113-like has product MQTVDTEGPNSLEKDKISLHYIEFLHEQVKVLSAPYLQTIPDVTQEELVQYSLRNRGLCLVPMENTVGVAQSNGADIWAPVNTPVSPAFSVTSQSPFR; this is encoded by the exons ATGCAGACTGTTGATACCGAGGGACCAAATAGCTTGGAGAAAGATAAGATAAGTCTNCATTACATAGAGTTTCTTCATGAACAAGTGAAG GTGCTAAGTGCTCCGTATCTGCAAACGATACCTGATGTTACGCAG GAGGAGCTGGTGCAGTACAGTctgagaaacagaggattatGTCTTGTTCCAATGGAGAACACAGTAGGAGTTGCTCAAAGCAACGGAGCTGATATCTGGGCGCCCGTGAATACTCCTGTATCTCCAGCTTTCAGCGTTACATCTCAGTCACCCTTTAGATGA
- the LOC104739115 gene encoding 15 kDa selenoprotein-like has translation MKMMVVLSAKMMAMMILILASTISAKEQLSTKECEDLGFTGLALCSDCHSLSEYVKDQELVSDCLKCCADDSEDSMSKVTYSGAILEVCMRKLVFYPEIVGFIEEEKDKFPSVKVQYIFNSPPKLIMLDEAGEHKESIRIDNWKREHLLQYMREKVKTTAAS, from the exons atgaagatgatggttgTATTATCAGCGAAGATGATGGcgatgatgattttgattttggcaTCGACGATCTCAGCAAAAGAGCAGCTCAGCACTAAGGAATGCGAGGATCTGGGATTTACAGGTCTTGCTCTCTGCTCCGATTGCCACTCACTCTCTGAATACGTCAAGGACCAAG AGTTGGTATCTGATTGCTTGAAGTGTTGTGCTGATGATTCTGAGGATTCCATGAGCAAG GTTACTTATTCCGGGGCTATATTAGAGGTGTGTATGAGAAAGTTGGTTTTCTATCCTGAAATTGTTGGTtttattgaagaagagaaagacaagTTCCCTAGTGTAAAAGTTCAGTACATTTTCAACTCCCCACCCAAGTTGATCATGCTCGATGAAGCTGGTGAACATAAGGAATCAATAAG AATCGACAACTGGAAACGCGAACATCTACTCCAGTATATGAGGGAGAAGGTCAAGACTACTGCAGCAAGTTAG
- the LOC104739116 gene encoding protein FAM136A-like produces the protein MDHIAAAEEQIVTERMKRKFEEVNAAAQSQLSPIQDHINFTLQQAYFKCAYECFDRSRKQEEIANCVERCSLPVVNAQQHFEGEMAQFQERMNRSLMVCQDKFEAAKLHQNRVDAVKAMESCVNRSTQDNLDTLPHIVQRMKTSFSIVD, from the exons ATGGATCACATAGCAGCGGCGGAGGAGCAAATTGTAACGGAGAGGATGAAAAGAAAATTCGAAGAAGTTAACGCAGCTGCTCAGTCGCAACTCTCTCCTATTCAAGATCACATCAATTTCACCCTTCAG CAAGCATATTTCAAATGTGCGTACGAGTGCTTTGACAGAAGTAGGAAGCAAGAGGAGATAGCCAACTGTGTTGAGCGCTGCAGTCTTCCAGTTGTCAATGCTCAACAGCATTTCGAAGGCGAGATGGCTCAGTTTCAG GAAAGGATGAACAGATCTCTCATGGTCTGTCAAGACAAGTTTGAGGCTGCAAAGCTCCATCAGAACAGGGTTGATGCCGTCAAAGCTATGGAGAGTTGTGTGAACAGATCCACTCAGGATAATCTCGATACATTGCCTCATATTGTGCAGAGAATGAAGACGTCATTCTCTATTGTCGACTGA
- the LOC104739117 gene encoding protein FAM136A-like yields the protein MDHKAVAEEQIVLERIRRKIEEVKAAGLSQLSPIQEHISFTLQVYIYILTNELQQAYFKCAHECFEKRRTKDVTNNCVELCRVPVVNSQQRFDSEMAKFQERMNRSLMVCQDKFEAAKLVSKDKFEAAKLGSSIIRIDAVKDLEDCVTDAAAALLGS from the exons atggATCACAAGGCAGTTGCGGAAGAGCAAATCGTATTGGAGAGGATTAGGAGAAAAATCGAGGAAGTAAAAGCAGCTGGGCTGTCGCAGCTCTCTCCTATACAAGAACATATCAGTTTCACCcttcaggtatatatatatattttaacg AATGAATTGCAGCAAGCTTATTTTAAGTGTGCACACGAGTGCTTTGAGAAAAGAAGAACGAAAGATGTGACAAATAACTGCGTTGAGCTCTGCCGTGTTCCCGTTGTCAATTCTCAACAACGATTCGATAGCGAGATGGCCAAGTTTCAG GAAAGGATGAACAGATCACTCATGGTATGTCAAGACAAATTTGAGGCTGCGAAGCTAGTTAGTAAAGACAAATTTGAGGCTGCGAAGCTAGGTAGTAGTATTATCAGGATTGATGCCGTCAAAGATCTAGAGGATTGCGTGACCGATGCTGCGGCAGCATTACTTGGCAGCTAA
- the LOC104739120 gene encoding pentatricopeptide repeat-containing protein At1g05750, chloroplastic, with product MSLFPVAGVTSPALPQQVPFITRKNHANQKIQKLNQSTSETIVSWTSRINLLTRNGRLAEAAKEFTDMRVAGVEPNHITFIALLSGCGDIHSGNEALGDLLHGYACKLGLDRTHVMVGTAILGMYSKRGRVKKARLVFDYMVDKNSVTWNTMIDGYMRSGQVDNAVKVFDKMPERDLISWTAMINGFVKKGFHEEALVWFREMQISGVKPDYVAIIATLNACTNLGALSFGLWVHRYVMSQGFKNNVRVSNSLIDLYCRCGCVEFAREVFDKMEKRTVVSWNSVIVGFAANGNAHESLVYFRKMQDEGFKPDAVTFTGALTACSHVGLVEEGLRYFQTMKRDYRILPRIEHYGCLVDLYSRAGRLEDALKVVESMPMKPNEVVIGSLLAACRTHGNDTVLAERLMKHLSDLNVKSHSNYVILSNMYAADGKWEGASQMRRKMKGLGLKKQPGFSSIEIDDCTHVFMAGDSAHVETAYIREVLELVSSDLRLQGCVVENLAGDHLSD from the coding sequence ATGAGTCTCTTTCCCGTCGCCGGAGTTACTTCGCCGGCGCTACCGCAACAAGTACCTTTCATCACCCGTAAAAACCACGCCAATCAAAAGATCCAAAAACTTAATCAATCTACCTCCGAAACCATTGTTTCATGGACTTCTCGCATCAATCTCCTCACACGCAATGGTCGGTTAGCGGAGGCAGCCAAAGAATTCACCGATATGAGAGTCGCCGGCGTAGAGCCTAACCACATCACTTTCATCGCTCTACTCTCTGGTTGTGGTGATATTCACTCCGGAAATGAAGCCTTGGGCGATTTGCTTCATGGATATGCTTGTAAACTTGGTCTCGATAGAACCCATGTCATGGTTGGCACCGCAATCCTCGGCATGTACTCAAAACGCGGTCGTGTTAAGAAGGCTAGATTGGTGTTCGATTACATGGTTGATAAAAATTCGGTTACTTGGAATACAATGATCGATGGGTACATGAGGAGTGGTCAAGTCGATAACGCTGTTAAGGTGTTCGACAAAATGCCTGAACGAGACTTGATTTCTTGGACAGCTATGATAAATGGGTTTGTTAAGAAAGGCTTTCACGAGGAAGCTTTGGTATGGTTCCGTGAGATGCAGATCTCAGGAGTGAAACCAGATTACGTTGCTATTATTGCTACTCTCAACGCTTGCACAAACCTAGGTGCTCTCTCCTTTGGATTGTGGGTACATCGTTATGTTATGAGTCAGGGTTTCAAGAACAATGTCAGGGTGAGTAATTCACTGATTGATTTGTATTGTCGTTGCGGGTGTGTTGAGTTTGCTCGTGAAGTTTTTGACAAGATGGAGAAACGAACTGTAGTTTCATGGAATTCAGTCATTGTTGGTTTTGCTGCTAATGGAAACGCCCATGAATCTTTAGTCTACTTCAGGAAAATGCAAGATGAAGGGTTTAAACCTGACGCAGTCACTTTCACCGGTGCACTTACGGCTTGTAGCCATGTAGGTCTAGTTGAAGAAGGTCTTCGATATTTCCAAACGATGAAAAGGGATTACAGAATCTTGCCTCGGATTGAGCATTATGGATGTTTAGTGGATTTGTATAGCCGGGCTGGGAGATTGGAAGACGCTTTGAAAGTGGTAGAGAGCATGCCTATGAAGCCAAATGAAGTTGTGATTGGATCTTTGCTTGCAGCCTGCAGGACTCATGGGAACGATACCGTCTTAGCAGAGAGGCTGATGAAACATCTTAGTGACCTGAATGTGAAAAGCCATTCAAATTATGTGATTCTCTCGAATATGTATGCGGCTGATGGAAAATGGGAAGGAGCAAGTcagatgaggaggaagatgaagggTCTCGGATTAAAGAAGCAGCCTGGCTTTAGTTCCATAGAGATTGATGATTGCACGCATGTCTTCATGGCCGGTGACAGTGCACATGTTGAGACCGCGTATATCCGCGAGGTCCTCGagcttgtttcttctgatttGCGATTACAGGGCTGTGTAGTTGAAAACCTTGCTGGTGATCACCTCAGTGATTGA
- the LOC104739119 gene encoding protein RESTRICTED TEV MOVEMENT 1 isoform X2 has translation MEEKMKIGPVGKHDARSSTIVNWDEGKHDGFISQIFLSHSLGGIMSIQFQFVLDGKLVLSDRHGPFIGNMFDVIELNYPHEYITGISGEYYKYEASNPHIRSLKFTTNTSEYGPFGTSGSSYEKFAFKFGKSPQFGGFHGTYDASGLQYIGVYLQPKTVQPKIDTSNAEEMESKIVLG, from the exons ATGGAAGAAAAGATGAAGATAGGACCCGTTGGGAAGCATGATGCTAGAAGCAGCACAATTGTAAACTGGGACGAAGGAAAACACGATGGCTTCATCTCTCAGATCTTTCTCTCTCATAGCCTCGGAGGTATTATGTCTATCCAATTCCAGTTCGTTCTGGACGGGAAGCTTGTTTTATCCGACCGTCACGGTCCATTCATCGGCAACATGTTTGACGTT ATAGAGCTTAACTACCCGCATGAGTACATAACTGGAATCAGTGGAGAGTATTACAAGTATGAAGCTAGCAATCCTCACATAAGGTCTCTCAAATTCACTACCAACACTAGTGAGTACGGTCCTTTTGGCACCTCTGGTTCCAGCTACGAAAAATTCGCGTTTAAATTCGGGAAATCTCCTCAGTTTGGCGGTTTCCATGGGACTTACGATGCCTCCGGACTACAGTACATCGGTGTTTATCTCCAGCCTAAAACAGTTCAACCCAAGATCGATACGAGCAATGCAGAGGAAATGGAGTCAAAAATTGTTTTGGGTTGA
- the LOC104739119 gene encoding protein RESTRICTED TEV MOVEMENT 1 isoform X1, protein MEEKMKIGPVGKHDARSSTIVNWDEGKHDGFISQIFLSHSLGGIMSIQFQFVLDGKLVLSDRHGPFIGNMFDVQIELNYPHEYITGISGEYYKYEASNPHIRSLKFTTNTSEYGPFGTSGSSYEKFAFKFGKSPQFGGFHGTYDASGLQYIGVYLQPKTVQPKIDTSNAEEMESKIVLG, encoded by the exons ATGGAAGAAAAGATGAAGATAGGACCCGTTGGGAAGCATGATGCTAGAAGCAGCACAATTGTAAACTGGGACGAAGGAAAACACGATGGCTTCATCTCTCAGATCTTTCTCTCTCATAGCCTCGGAGGTATTATGTCTATCCAATTCCAGTTCGTTCTGGACGGGAAGCTTGTTTTATCCGACCGTCACGGTCCATTCATCGGCAACATGTTTGACGTT CAGATAGAGCTTAACTACCCGCATGAGTACATAACTGGAATCAGTGGAGAGTATTACAAGTATGAAGCTAGCAATCCTCACATAAGGTCTCTCAAATTCACTACCAACACTAGTGAGTACGGTCCTTTTGGCACCTCTGGTTCCAGCTACGAAAAATTCGCGTTTAAATTCGGGAAATCTCCTCAGTTTGGCGGTTTCCATGGGACTTACGATGCCTCCGGACTACAGTACATCGGTGTTTATCTCCAGCCTAAAACAGTTCAACCCAAGATCGATACGAGCAATGCAGAGGAAATGGAGTCAAAAATTGTTTTGGGTTGA
- the LOC104743160 gene encoding uncharacterized protein LOC104743160 — protein MWISRLRRVRRTIMVLGVANFLVIVSGGVLTLVSESGCDSAGQLFPLYAVCLAAAVKLAAMVKVGTTQELMAMTIMDSPTQNSLQRKLKYKTWLWWTRFAMVITVLQFIGATYLMFRVAKYVSRDGLPRDCVLGLYPDTRGWKQTLEVAFLITVCFVALAQCFTGSDILQWRSFYATQDDAWKAHYQEVFDHGIREVLCCLGRREYMGVIEEDEVCSVARLLGDLVSYRASGTGHLEFLAGLALLQHNSQYPESYEDCMEAPAFHLQEAAMLHKFAEAAYTGPLLDVGRNPALFLCTWICRQGILTPWSRKWRPKLDGDNWWRGHAAAFLKFINFPAHVLRRGRICREKCKATYF, from the exons ATGTGGATTTCGAGGCTGAGAAGAGTTAGGAGAACGATTATGGTTCTGGGCGTTGCCAATTTCCTCGTGATTGTCTCCGGCGGTGTTCTTACTCTCGTTTCTGAGTCGGGTTGCGACAGCGCCGGTCAACTATTTCCCCTCTATGCCGTTTGTTTAGCCGCCGCCGTCAAACTCGCCGCCATGGTTAAGGTCGGAACTACTCAGGAACTCATGGCTATGACAATCATGGATTCTCCTACTCAGAACAGCCTCCAAAGAAAG TTGAAGTATAAGACGTGGCTTTGGTGGACTCGGTTTGCAATGGTAATTACTGTACTGCAATTTATAGGTGCAACTTACCTTATGTTCCGTGTGGCCAAATATGTTTCCCGTGATGGATTGCCAAGGGATTGCGTTTTAG GGTTATATCCAGATACACGTGGGTGGAAGCAAACACTGGAGGTTGCCTTCTTGATCACAGTTTGCTTTGTTGCACTGGCACAATGCTTCACTGGATCAGATATATTGCAATGGCGGTCTTTCTACGCAACCCAAGATGATGCCTGGAAAGCTCACTATCAGGAGGTATTTGACCATGGAATCCGTGAAGTTTTGTGCTGTCTCGGACGTCGTGAATATat GGGTGTTATCGAGGAGGACGAAGTGTGTTCTGTTGCAAGACTATTAGGTGACCTTGTTTCTTATCGTGCATCGGGCACTGGCCATTTGGAATTTTTGGCAG GGCTTGCTCTGCTACAGCATAATAGCCAGTATCCTGAATCATACGAGGACTGTATGGAAGCTCCAGCATTTCATCTTCAGGAGGCTGCTATGTTGCATAAATTTGCAGAAGCTGCTTATACT GGACCACTGCTTGATGTCGGGAGAAATCCCGCCTTATTTTTATGCACATGGATTTGTAGACAAGGGATTTTAACACCTTGGAGCCGTAAATG GCGGCCTAAACTTGATGGTGATAATTGGTGGCGAGGTCATGCAGCTGCCTTCCTTAAGTTCATAAATTTTCCTGCTCATGTTCTTCGACGAGGTCGAATTTGTAGG GAGAAGTGTAAAGCAACATACTTC